One genomic region from Fusobacterium sp. DD2 encodes:
- a CDS encoding adenylosuccinate synthase, which produces MAGYVVVGTQWGDEGKGKIIDVLADRADYVVRFQGGNNAGHTVVVNGEKFILKLLPSGVLHGGTCIIGPGVVVDPKVLLDELASLESRGAKTDHVLISDRAHVIMPYHVKLDELKEANAGEMKIGTTKKGIGPCYADKIWRDGIRMVDLLDMDKFAKKLKYNLAAKNEIITKIYGAEPLDYDKILADYTEYANKIRHRIIDSIPVVNKALDENKLVLFEGAQAMMLDINYGTYPFVTSSSPTTGGVTTGAGVSPRKIDKGIGVMKAYTTRVGEGPFVTELHGEFGEKIRQIGGEYGAVTGRPRRCGWLDLVVGRYATMINGLTDIVITKIDVLSGLGTLKICTAYEVDGKIYETVPADTEMLSRATPIYEELPGWDEDITKIKKYEDLPENCKKYLKRIEEIVGCPISVVSVGPDRSQNIHIREI; this is translated from the coding sequence ATGGCTGGATATGTAGTAGTAGGAACTCAATGGGGTGACGAAGGAAAAGGAAAAATTATAGATGTATTAGCAGATAGAGCTGATTATGTTGTAAGATTCCAAGGAGGAAACAACGCAGGACATACTGTTGTTGTAAATGGTGAAAAATTTATTCTTAAATTATTACCATCAGGAGTACTTCATGGTGGAACATGTATAATAGGGCCAGGAGTAGTAGTTGACCCAAAAGTTCTTTTAGACGAACTTGCTTCACTAGAAAGCAGAGGAGCTAAAACAGACCACGTATTAATCAGTGACAGAGCACATGTTATTATGCCTTATCACGTAAAATTAGACGAATTAAAAGAAGCAAATGCTGGAGAAATGAAAATAGGAACTACTAAAAAAGGAATTGGACCATGCTATGCAGATAAAATCTGGAGAGATGGAATCAGAATGGTAGACCTTTTAGATATGGACAAATTTGCTAAAAAATTAAAATATAACTTAGCTGCAAAAAATGAAATAATCACTAAAATCTACGGTGCTGAACCATTAGACTATGATAAAATTTTAGCTGATTACACAGAATATGCAAATAAAATCAGACATAGAATTATAGATTCTATCCCTGTAGTAAACAAAGCACTAGATGAAAACAAACTAGTTCTATTTGAAGGAGCACAAGCTATGATGCTTGATATCAACTATGGAACATATCCATTTGTAACTTCTTCATCACCTACAACTGGAGGAGTAACTACTGGAGCAGGAGTATCACCTAGAAAAATAGACAAAGGTATTGGAGTAATGAAAGCTTATACTACAAGAGTAGGAGAAGGACCATTTGTTACTGAACTTCACGGAGAATTTGGAGAAAAAATCAGACAAATTGGTGGAGAATATGGTGCAGTAACTGGAAGACCTAGAAGATGTGGATGGTTAGACCTAGTAGTTGGAAGATATGCAACTATGATTAATGGATTAACTGACATTGTAATCACTAAAATTGACGTTTTAAGTGGACTTGGAACTTTAAAAATCTGTACTGCTTATGAAGTAGACGGTAAGATATATGAAACTGTTCCAGCTGATACAGAAATGTTATCAAGAGCAACTCCTATTTATGAAGAATTACCAGGATGGGATGAAGACATCACTAAGATTAAAAAATATGAAGACTTACCTGAAAACTGTAAGAAATATCTAAAGAGAATAGAAGAAATCGTAGGATGCCCAATTTCTGTTGTATCTGTTGGTCCAGACAGAAGCCAAAACATTCATATAAGAGAAATCTAA